Proteins encoded within one genomic window of Couchioplanes caeruleus:
- a CDS encoding sensor histidine kinase: MGELAPVRPYGQPEYRWLLPAVLRDEADAPPGPRSTRDWLIDILCFMLSLGWTLLATADLLSPVPTVLPQWSSSPDWLIATDLTIGIAFSVALWWRRRWPVHLGIGVLIFGTMSITITVVALISLFSVAVHRRFAVNGVVTVGAMLMNAAFCVIRPEHGTPIVESLAWSLAIVSIVQLWGMIVRARRELVVSLRDRVERAEAEQQLRVAQARALERTRIAREMHDVLAHRISLLSLHAGALEIRPDAPPTEVANAAGVIRASAHQALQDLREVIGVLREPAAEALPERPQPTLSELPALADESRAAGVKVCLLLGVDRPEDTPSGIGRTAYRIVQEGLTNARKHAPGTVVRVSVSGAAGEGLTVDIRNPAPVGRPPSVIPGTGTGLIGLTERATLAGGTLTHGHDSQGDFVLAAWLPWPD, encoded by the coding sequence ATGGGAGAGCTCGCGCCGGTACGCCCGTACGGGCAGCCGGAATATCGATGGCTGCTCCCGGCCGTGCTGCGCGACGAGGCAGACGCGCCGCCCGGCCCGCGCTCGACACGCGACTGGCTCATCGACATCCTCTGTTTCATGCTGAGTCTCGGCTGGACGCTCCTGGCGACGGCCGACCTGCTCAGCCCGGTCCCGACGGTGCTCCCGCAGTGGAGCTCCAGCCCGGACTGGCTGATCGCGACGGACCTGACCATCGGCATCGCGTTCTCCGTGGCGCTGTGGTGGCGTCGGCGATGGCCGGTGCATCTCGGGATCGGCGTGCTGATCTTCGGGACCATGTCGATCACCATCACCGTCGTCGCCCTGATCAGCCTGTTCTCCGTGGCGGTGCACCGCCGCTTTGCGGTGAACGGCGTGGTGACCGTGGGTGCGATGCTGATGAACGCGGCGTTCTGCGTGATCCGGCCCGAGCACGGCACCCCGATCGTGGAGTCGCTGGCCTGGAGCCTGGCCATCGTGAGCATCGTGCAGCTCTGGGGCATGATCGTGCGGGCGCGACGGGAGCTCGTGGTGTCGCTGCGCGATCGCGTCGAGCGGGCCGAGGCCGAGCAGCAACTGCGCGTCGCCCAGGCCCGTGCACTCGAGCGCACCCGCATCGCCCGGGAGATGCACGACGTCCTCGCCCACCGCATCTCGCTACTCAGCCTGCACGCCGGTGCCCTGGAGATCCGCCCCGACGCGCCGCCCACCGAGGTCGCGAACGCCGCCGGCGTGATCCGCGCCAGCGCCCACCAGGCCCTACAGGACCTGCGCGAGGTCATCGGCGTGCTGCGTGAGCCTGCCGCGGAGGCCCTGCCGGAGCGTCCCCAGCCAACTCTGAGCGAGCTGCCCGCCCTCGCTGACGAGTCCCGCGCGGCCGGGGTGAAGGTGTGCCTGCTGCTGGGCGTCGACCGGCCCGAGGACACGCCATCCGGCATAGGACGCACGGCATACCGGATCGTGCAAGAGGGATTGACGAACGCCCGCAAGCACGCCCCGGGCACGGTGGTCCGCGTGTCCGTCAGCGGCGCGGCAGGCGAGGGACTCACCGTCGACATCCGCAACCCGGCGCCGGTGGGCCGCCCGCCTTCGGTCATCCCGGGCACGGGCACCGGACTGATCGGTCTCACGGAGCGAGCCACCCTGGCAGGCGGCACTCTGACCCACGGCCACGATTCCCAGGGCGACTTCGTACTGGCGGCATGGCTACCGTGGCCGGACTGA